The following proteins are co-located in the Williamwhitmania taraxaci genome:
- a CDS encoding type B 50S ribosomal protein L31 → MRKGIHPENYRIVAFKDMSNDHVFLTKSCVNTKETLEVDGVEYPVVKLEISNTSHPFYTGKMTMIDTAGRVDKFMNRYKTHIDKKSK, encoded by the coding sequence ATGAGAAAAGGTATTCATCCCGAAAACTACAGGATTGTGGCCTTCAAGGACATGTCGAACGACCACGTTTTCCTTACAAAGTCTTGCGTAAACACCAAAGAAACTCTCGAAGTTGATGGTGTAGAGTATCCTGTTGTAAAGCTTGAAATCTCTAACACTTCACATCCATTCTACACTGGTAAAATGACTATGATTGACACTGCAGGTCGTGTTGATAAGTTCATGAACCGATACAAGACTCATATTGACAAGAAGAGCAAGTAA
- a CDS encoding bifunctional heptose 7-phosphate kinase/heptose 1-phosphate adenyltransferase produces the protein MNKEKIKKAFAQFNGFKVIVIGDAMVDAYMWGKVDRISPEAPVPIVACSQQENRLGGAANVALNIQALGASPILCSVVGDDPKGVVLRELLRAENLTAEGVFVDPSRPTTVKSRIISDNQHLLRIDWEKIDNLSPEVEAAFIQHILSLIDKHKVDAIVFEDYDKGAITPELIRRVVEKAKSNGIPTLVDPKKRNFAAYNGVTLFKPNYKELVEGLKLDVKKNDFDGIFDAAKFIHRQMGVDLVFITLSELGVFISNGETYSAIPAHMREIADVSGAGDTVISTASLCLAAGLSPEETATIANLAGGLVCEKVGVVPVNKDLLLAECLKS, from the coding sequence ATGAACAAGGAAAAGATTAAAAAGGCGTTTGCCCAGTTCAATGGGTTTAAGGTCATAGTGATAGGTGATGCGATGGTGGATGCCTATATGTGGGGAAAGGTCGATCGGATTTCGCCGGAGGCACCGGTCCCCATTGTGGCTTGCTCACAGCAGGAAAATCGCCTTGGCGGTGCAGCCAATGTTGCCTTAAATATCCAAGCACTTGGTGCTTCACCCATTCTTTGTTCGGTGGTAGGTGACGATCCCAAAGGTGTTGTTCTGAGGGAACTCCTCCGAGCCGAAAACCTAACCGCCGAGGGTGTGTTCGTTGATCCTTCGCGTCCAACTACCGTAAAGTCACGCATCATTAGCGATAACCAACATTTGTTGCGGATCGATTGGGAGAAAATCGATAACCTCTCGCCCGAAGTCGAAGCAGCATTTATTCAACATATTCTTTCCCTTATCGATAAGCACAAGGTAGATGCCATTGTGTTTGAAGATTACGATAAGGGTGCTATTACCCCCGAGTTAATCCGTCGGGTAGTGGAAAAGGCAAAGTCCAATGGCATTCCCACTTTGGTTGATCCTAAAAAGCGAAATTTTGCTGCCTATAATGGAGTTACTCTTTTTAAACCAAACTATAAGGAGTTGGTTGAGGGGTTGAAACTCGATGTCAAGAAGAATGATTTTGATGGGATTTTTGATGCGGCTAAGTTTATTCATCGACAGATGGGGGTGGATTTGGTATTTATCACACTTTCCGAGTTGGGTGTTTTCATTAGCAATGGTGAAACCTATAGTGCAATTCCCGCTCATATGCGCGAAATTGCAGACGTTTCTGGAGCCGGAGACACAGTAATTAGCACAGCCAGTTTATGTCTTGCTGCTGGACTTTCGCCTGAAGAAACTGCCACTATTGCAAATTTAGCTGGTGGTCTAGTTTGTGAAAAGGTGGGTGTAGTGCCTGTAAATAAAGACTTACTGCTAGCGGAGTGTCTTAAATCATAG
- a CDS encoding DUF5683 domain-containing protein has translation MINRCRISVQAVSLMVITAFIFNGNVFSQSADSLAPKGKDTISVGKLWIRSTILPGYGQIYNKDYYKIPIFYGGAAALAYFGYQSNMSYHKALRDYNQIDKTGMSVLAAKGLKQDYLDRRDQRDLYYFGAGMVYLASILDAVSGHPAPGHSPAKATIFSTLVPGLGQIYNQKYWKVPAIYGGMVSAVYMIEFNNRQYNRFRTAYNYQADNDPTTVPELDRTADELKNYRDAYRRNRDLSVIMLMGVYALNIIDANVDAHFYDFDISDNLALKVEPMTNFVYGTGPNSPITPIAGFNLEIRF, from the coding sequence TTGATTAATCGTTGTCGCATAAGCGTACAGGCTGTTTCCCTGATGGTGATTACAGCCTTTATTTTTAATGGAAATGTTTTTTCCCAAAGTGCCGATTCCCTCGCCCCAAAAGGAAAGGATACCATCTCTGTAGGCAAACTTTGGATACGGTCGACTATCTTGCCCGGCTATGGACAAATCTATAATAAAGACTACTATAAAATTCCGATTTTTTATGGTGGCGCTGCTGCATTGGCTTACTTTGGATACCAAAGCAACATGAGTTACCATAAAGCCTTGCGCGACTATAATCAAATTGATAAAACAGGGATGTCGGTCCTTGCCGCAAAAGGGCTGAAGCAGGACTACCTCGATCGTCGCGACCAACGTGATCTCTATTATTTTGGTGCCGGAATGGTATACCTTGCATCCATTCTCGATGCCGTTTCCGGTCATCCTGCGCCGGGTCATTCTCCAGCGAAGGCCACCATATTCTCAACGCTGGTGCCGGGATTGGGCCAAATTTACAACCAGAAATACTGGAAGGTGCCTGCTATTTATGGCGGTATGGTTTCCGCTGTGTACATGATAGAGTTTAATAATAGGCAGTATAATCGATTTCGCACGGCTTATAACTACCAAGCCGATAATGATCCTACCACTGTTCCCGAACTTGATCGGACAGCCGATGAGTTGAAAAACTATCGTGATGCGTATCGCCGGAATCGTGATCTTTCAGTGATCATGCTCATGGGTGTATATGCACTGAATATTATTGATGCCAATGTGGATGCTCATTTCTACGATTTTGATATTAGCGATAACCTTGCACTAAAGGTGGAACCCATGACTAATTTTGTCTACGGAACGGGTCCAAATTCGCCCATTACACCAATTGCTGGATTTAATTTGGAGATAAGGTTTTAA
- a CDS encoding ParB/RepB/Spo0J family partition protein: MAKKMVLGRGLGALIDGGSDPMIDHEEHRVVTSELVNEIELSKIDVNPFQPRTHFDEEALNELAESIKKLGIIQPITVRKVEDRYQLITGERRFRASKIAGLVRIPAYVRTADDQGMLEMALVENIQRQDLDAIEIAISYQRLIDECNLTQDNMSERVGKKRSTVTNYLRLLKLPVEIQAGIRDRYLSMGHARAIIGIENAVLQLEVYKRIIAEDLSVRQVEALVKEIHEGQSNSKPRNDNGEEADEVYSESYQKLRTHLEKYFKTRIDVKHGPRGTGKIIISFRSEKEVEELAEKMELLNLY; encoded by the coding sequence ATGGCAAAGAAAATGGTATTGGGTAGAGGATTAGGTGCGTTGATTGATGGCGGTAGCGATCCCATGATTGATCATGAGGAGCATAGAGTTGTTACTTCCGAATTGGTTAATGAGATTGAACTATCCAAAATAGACGTAAATCCTTTTCAGCCAAGAACACACTTCGACGAAGAGGCCCTCAACGAACTTGCTGAATCAATTAAGAAGTTAGGGATTATTCAGCCCATCACGGTTCGAAAGGTGGAAGACAGATACCAGCTCATTACCGGAGAACGTCGTTTTCGAGCTTCGAAAATTGCTGGATTGGTTAGGATTCCTGCTTACGTTCGTACTGCCGATGATCAGGGTATGCTGGAGATGGCGTTGGTCGAAAATATTCAACGCCAAGATCTCGATGCTATCGAAATTGCAATAAGCTATCAGCGGTTGATTGATGAGTGTAACCTCACTCAGGATAATATGAGCGAGCGTGTTGGTAAAAAGCGCAGCACTGTAACCAACTACCTCCGATTGCTTAAATTACCCGTTGAAATACAGGCGGGTATTCGCGATAGATACCTTTCCATGGGGCATGCACGTGCCATAATTGGAATTGAGAATGCTGTTTTGCAACTCGAAGTCTATAAGCGTATTATTGCTGAAGATCTCTCTGTTCGTCAGGTTGAAGCCTTGGTGAAGGAGATTCATGAGGGTCAATCCAACAGCAAGCCTAGGAACGATAATGGCGAGGAGGCTGATGAGGTTTACTCCGAGAGTTACCAAAAACTTCGCACCCATTTGGAGAAATACTTTAAGACTCGCATAGATGTGAAGCATGGTCCTCGAGGCACAGGTAAAATCATTATTTCCTTCCGAAGTGAAAAGGAAGTGGAGGAGTTGGCTGAAAAAATGGAGTTGCTAAACCTTTACTAA
- a CDS encoding diacylglycerol/lipid kinase family protein: protein MKTLFLLELKPRDKLKDNRWKVIINPKAGSGRGHKDWPIIKATLESKGVEFDFEFTKKRYHAVELTVSAINNGYRKIIAVGGDGTVNEIVNGIFIQQQVPTTEILLGTIAVGTGNDWARTYKLPWDYSSAVEALIEQHDFLQDIGLATFYETKVHHNRYFANAVGIGFDGAVGFRFNRLKELGRRGKWLYILALVHSLIVYRATRVYARIDERSIKSDIFSATLGIGKFNGGGMLQVPDAVSDDGLFDMTIIRKLSKWNVLRNLPILYNGKIYDHPKISVVRAKEIAIHSLPAMPMELDGEAVGHSPFTFGIVPRAIRVVVGATFREQAESAMI, encoded by the coding sequence TTGAAAACACTATTTTTGCTTGAATTAAAACCGCGCGACAAATTGAAAGACAATCGCTGGAAAGTTATCATCAACCCCAAAGCAGGAAGCGGCAGAGGCCATAAAGATTGGCCAATAATAAAAGCCACCTTAGAGAGCAAAGGGGTAGAGTTTGACTTTGAGTTTACCAAGAAGCGCTACCATGCGGTTGAACTAACCGTTTCGGCCATCAACAACGGCTACCGAAAAATAATAGCGGTGGGTGGTGACGGAACAGTGAATGAGATTGTAAACGGCATTTTTATTCAACAGCAGGTACCTACAACTGAAATACTGCTAGGCACAATTGCCGTGGGAACCGGAAACGACTGGGCACGGACTTACAAATTACCATGGGATTACAGTTCGGCTGTGGAAGCCTTAATAGAGCAGCACGACTTTCTCCAGGATATTGGTCTAGCCACATTTTACGAAACCAAGGTGCACCACAATCGGTATTTTGCCAATGCAGTGGGTATTGGCTTTGATGGTGCTGTTGGCTTTCGCTTCAACAGACTTAAAGAGTTGGGTCGCAGAGGCAAATGGCTTTATATCCTTGCATTGGTGCACTCATTAATAGTATATAGGGCCACCCGCGTTTATGCCAGAATCGATGAACGAAGTATAAAAAGTGATATATTCTCGGCAACACTAGGTATTGGAAAATTCAACGGAGGAGGAATGCTTCAGGTGCCCGATGCGGTTTCCGATGACGGTTTATTCGACATGACCATAATCCGTAAGTTAAGCAAGTGGAATGTTCTTAGAAACCTCCCTATCCTATACAACGGAAAAATTTACGATCACCCAAAAATAAGCGTAGTAAGGGCCAAAGAAATTGCTATACATTCCCTACCGGCAATGCCGATGGAACTTGATGGTGAAGCGGTAGGCCACTCACCATTTACTTTCGGTATTGTCCCGAGGGCAATCCGAGTAGTAGTAGGAGCAACATTCCGAGAGCAAGCAGAATCTGCTATGATTTAA
- a CDS encoding lipopolysaccharide biosynthesis protein: MKLSTRLWSYIHLPDKSFSKNFLTLLSGTSVAQAIPFFVGPLISRLYTPADIGFFVLLSSTAGILSILSTGTYEYGVLVEKNDEDAKKIGETAIALSFVFLLFSFLLLLTIFLIANHNSPTGISWLWFLVPFQAFLAGASNIQNFYLNRKRQYTDISGGKIIRASGMSTLQVISGFAKKAWGLFPSQIIGQLITVFYLWRKSKLQPKKNNKGIEDTVKHLLKFKKYPLLTLPGAVINELSIQVPIYILQFFFTASAVGLYALPHKFLNAPIMLIGATIGQVFFQRSVEKKNQDEPIADTALSTYWFLFKLGLIPFSIIMVFGDSLFAWYFGENWRMSGVYAQMLSPWLFFVLCGSPLSNLFIVLGKLRLSLKLNIGLLLLRITALLIGAIWFNQTVAILLFAIASVAYWVAITYYSLHLSGAKIATVALNSLTLLFTAVLFLALLRLLIL; the protein is encoded by the coding sequence ATGAAGCTATCAACCAGACTTTGGTCTTACATTCACCTACCCGATAAAAGTTTTTCCAAGAACTTTCTCACACTACTATCCGGCACATCGGTAGCTCAGGCTATTCCATTTTTTGTTGGCCCATTAATTTCAAGGCTTTATACACCAGCTGACATTGGCTTTTTTGTTTTGCTGTCATCCACCGCAGGTATTCTTTCTATCCTATCAACTGGCACATACGAATATGGCGTGTTGGTTGAGAAGAACGACGAGGACGCAAAGAAAATTGGCGAAACAGCCATAGCCCTTTCATTTGTTTTCCTTCTATTCTCCTTTCTGTTACTACTTACCATTTTCTTAATTGCTAACCATAATTCACCTACTGGAATCAGCTGGCTGTGGTTTCTAGTTCCATTTCAAGCATTCCTAGCAGGAGCATCCAACATCCAAAACTTCTACCTGAACCGAAAAAGGCAATATACCGACATTTCAGGGGGGAAGATTATAAGAGCATCCGGGATGTCAACGCTTCAGGTTATATCTGGGTTTGCCAAGAAAGCATGGGGCCTTTTCCCCAGTCAAATTATCGGCCAGTTAATTACGGTTTTCTACTTATGGAGAAAGAGTAAGTTGCAGCCAAAGAAAAACAACAAAGGAATAGAAGATACAGTAAAACACCTCCTGAAATTCAAAAAATACCCATTGCTTACGCTGCCAGGTGCGGTAATTAATGAACTCTCCATACAAGTGCCTATATACATCCTGCAGTTCTTTTTTACTGCAAGTGCAGTCGGATTATACGCACTTCCCCATAAATTTCTTAACGCGCCAATAATGCTTATTGGGGCAACAATCGGTCAAGTTTTTTTCCAGCGATCGGTTGAGAAAAAAAATCAAGATGAACCGATCGCCGATACTGCACTATCTACATACTGGTTTTTGTTCAAGTTAGGATTAATACCATTTAGTATAATCATGGTGTTTGGTGACTCCCTGTTTGCTTGGTATTTTGGAGAAAACTGGAGGATGTCGGGTGTTTACGCACAGATGCTAAGTCCATGGCTGTTTTTTGTGCTTTGCGGATCACCATTATCTAACTTATTTATTGTGCTAGGAAAACTTCGGCTAAGTCTAAAACTTAATATAGGCTTACTCCTACTAAGAATAACGGCACTACTTATCGGTGCTATTTGGTTCAATCAAACAGTAGCCATTCTTCTATTTGCAATAGCGAGCGTTGCCTACTGGGTTGCTATAACTTACTACTCATTGCATCTATCCGGAGCAAAAATCGCCACCGTTGCTCTAAACAGTTTAACGCTTTTATTTACAGCGGTGTTGTTTTTAGCATTGCTTAGACTCCTTATACTTTAA
- a CDS encoding lytic transglycosylase domain-containing protein: MGISKTFIVIAITFIFGVINSSAQSIGSRLVALSTEKHKPTIPVDKDNNIDSLLTLYYQQQLYDTTNIVTDYVVEGDSLNLELPDSVYIHRLQNIISPIELSFNGVVKSYIKVYTQRQKVKMEEILGLSDYYFPMFEEILDSYNMPLELRMLAVIESALNPNAVSRMGATGLWQFMYGTGRQYKLEVNSFVDARKDPVAATHAACRFLGDLYKIYGDWTLAIAAYNCGPGNVNKAIRRSGGKRDYWAIYYYLPRETRGYVPAFIAATYAYTYYKEHRLVPQNIDMPFAVDTIMVNKMMHFQQISEVLNVPVETLRQLNPQYRRDIVPAKNKEYRLTVPQVLVSRFVENEDAIYNYKDSVFFSAKFLSVPGNFDRDIDNVPGRKRITYRVKSGDNLGAIAEKFSVRVSDLRQWNHVRGSNIRAGQKLVVFVTKRVAQSSVSDLN, translated from the coding sequence ATGGGGATTTCTAAGACTTTTATCGTAATTGCAATCACTTTTATTTTCGGAGTAATAAATTCTAGCGCTCAGTCTATTGGCTCCAGATTGGTGGCTTTGTCGACTGAAAAACATAAGCCTACAATACCCGTCGATAAAGACAACAACATAGATAGCCTGCTTACCCTCTACTATCAGCAACAACTGTATGATACTACTAATATAGTTACCGATTACGTTGTTGAGGGTGATTCACTTAACTTGGAACTGCCCGACTCGGTATATATCCATCGGCTTCAGAATATTATTTCGCCCATAGAACTTAGCTTTAATGGGGTGGTGAAAAGTTACATCAAGGTATATACGCAAAGGCAAAAGGTGAAGATGGAGGAAATCCTTGGTCTTTCCGATTACTATTTTCCGATGTTTGAGGAGATTCTGGACTCATACAACATGCCACTGGAACTTCGTATGTTAGCTGTTATTGAATCGGCCCTTAATCCAAACGCAGTATCGCGCATGGGTGCTACTGGTTTATGGCAGTTTATGTATGGAACTGGTCGGCAGTATAAACTCGAGGTTAACTCCTTCGTTGATGCACGTAAAGATCCTGTTGCCGCGACCCATGCTGCCTGTCGCTTTTTGGGCGATTTATACAAGATATATGGAGATTGGACACTTGCCATTGCAGCCTATAACTGCGGCCCTGGTAATGTGAATAAAGCAATTCGTCGTTCAGGAGGTAAGCGTGATTATTGGGCTATTTACTACTACTTGCCACGCGAAACTCGTGGATATGTTCCCGCATTTATTGCTGCAACATATGCCTATACTTATTATAAGGAACACCGGTTAGTTCCACAGAATATCGACATGCCATTTGCCGTTGATACCATAATGGTAAATAAAATGATGCATTTTCAGCAGATATCGGAAGTGCTCAATGTTCCCGTAGAGACGCTTAGGCAGTTGAATCCCCAATATAGAAGAGATATTGTTCCGGCTAAGAATAAGGAGTATCGTCTTACCGTTCCTCAGGTGTTGGTGTCCCGATTTGTAGAGAATGAGGATGCTATTTATAACTATAAGGATAGTGTCTTCTTTAGTGCAAAGTTTCTTTCGGTTCCAGGTAATTTTGATCGCGATATTGATAACGTTCCAGGACGTAAGCGAATTACTTATCGCGTAAAGAGTGGGGATAATCTTGGAGCAATTGCCGAGAAGTTTAGTGTTCGGGTTTCCGATCTACGCCAGTGGAACCATGTTCGCGGATCGAATATTCGGGCGGGACAGAAGTTGGTCGTTTTCGTTACCAAGCGGGTGGCTCAGAGTAGTGTGTCTGATTTAAATTGA
- a CDS encoding ParA family protein, whose product MAKVIALANQKGGVGKTTSAINLAASLAVLEKKVLLIDADPQANATSGTGFDLRNVKTSIYECLVDDVNPKDVILKNEDIPNLDLIPSHIDLVGAEIEMLNLPNREHMLKNVIAKIRDNYDYILIDCSPSLGLITVNALTAADSVMIPVQCEYFALEGLGKLLNTIKIIQARLNPDLQIEGFLLTMYDARLRLSNQVVDEVKKHFQSMVFETIIQRNIKLSEAPSYGKPVILYDAASTGSLNYLNLAREVLQRNEDIQLANEKKTK is encoded by the coding sequence ATGGCAAAAGTAATTGCTTTAGCTAATCAAAAAGGCGGAGTAGGAAAGACCACCTCTGCCATTAACCTTGCTGCAAGTTTAGCAGTATTGGAAAAGAAGGTGTTGCTAATTGATGCTGATCCGCAGGCGAATGCTACCTCCGGAACTGGTTTCGATCTCAGAAATGTTAAGACTAGCATTTATGAGTGCTTAGTGGACGACGTCAACCCCAAGGATGTGATTCTTAAGAACGAGGATATTCCAAATCTCGATCTTATCCCGTCGCATATCGACCTTGTTGGTGCCGAGATTGAGATGCTCAACCTCCCTAACCGGGAACATATGCTTAAGAATGTCATCGCCAAGATTCGCGACAACTACGACTATATCTTAATTGACTGCTCTCCTTCACTTGGCCTTATTACTGTAAATGCACTCACTGCAGCCGATTCCGTTATGATTCCGGTACAATGCGAGTATTTTGCACTTGAAGGTCTTGGTAAGCTCCTCAATACCATTAAGATTATTCAGGCTCGTCTTAACCCCGATTTACAAATCGAGGGATTCTTGCTCACTATGTACGATGCACGTTTACGGCTTTCGAACCAAGTGGTGGATGAGGTTAAGAAGCATTTTCAATCCATGGTATTCGAAACCATTATTCAACGTAATATAAAACTTAGCGAAGCACCGAGCTATGGCAAACCCGTAATTCTTTACGATGCAGCCTCAACCGGTTCGCTCAACTACTTGAACTTGGCTCGCGAGGTTTTACAGCGGAATGAAGATATTCAGTTGGCGAACGAAAAAAAAACAAAATAG
- a CDS encoding Bax inhibitor-1/YccA family protein: MGLFDKTSNPTMREGLYASTSRDFAGTEVMTINGTINKTFLMLLLVVLGGSYTWKVFSETVNQGAVMPWMIGGAIGGLIAALIIIFRPKSAPIVAPIYAILEGLFLGAISAFFNAMYPGIAIQAVALTIGTLLIMLFLYRTGIIKVTQKFMAGVMAATGAVALFYIITMIMGMFGADTSFMSGNSNLSIGISAVVVGIAALNLVLDFHFIVEGSKSGAPKYMEWYGAFSLMVTLIWLYLELLRLLSKISSRN; encoded by the coding sequence ATGGGGCTTTTCGACAAAACATCAAATCCAACAATGCGGGAAGGACTCTATGCTTCCACCAGTCGCGATTTTGCCGGCACTGAGGTTATGACCATCAACGGCACAATTAATAAAACCTTTCTCATGTTGCTGCTCGTTGTTTTGGGTGGCTCTTATACGTGGAAAGTTTTCTCCGAAACCGTAAATCAAGGTGCTGTTATGCCTTGGATGATTGGCGGTGCAATAGGAGGATTAATCGCTGCGCTTATTATTATATTTAGGCCTAAGTCTGCACCCATTGTTGCGCCGATTTATGCCATTCTGGAGGGACTCTTTTTGGGTGCCATTTCGGCATTCTTTAATGCCATGTACCCCGGAATTGCAATCCAAGCGGTGGCACTCACCATCGGAACCCTGCTCATTATGCTTTTTTTATACCGCACTGGAATAATTAAGGTAACCCAAAAGTTCATGGCTGGGGTGATGGCGGCAACCGGAGCAGTAGCGCTTTTCTACATCATCACTATGATTATGGGCATGTTTGGTGCCGACACCTCATTTATGAGTGGCAACAGCAATCTCTCCATAGGGATTAGTGCCGTGGTTGTTGGTATTGCTGCCCTTAATTTAGTTCTCGACTTTCACTTTATTGTGGAGGGATCGAAATCGGGCGCACCAAAGTATATGGAGTGGTATGGCGCTTTTTCACTAATGGTAACCCTTATCTGGCTGTATCTGGAGTTGTTACGCTTACTATCCAAGATTTCGAGCCGTAATTAG
- a CDS encoding DNA alkylation repair protein, whose amino-acid sequence MNSSEKYFILLGDLMRQKNGQVSETMLDMGIMYKVNYGVSIATIRQAAKPFGPDHDLAEMLFQHDSREAKIAASLVEDPTKVTREQMEAWSVDFINSELVEQVCANLFQKVEFALAKSFEWCLADNMYLKMAGYLLAGYSARNLEYRDSQLLSYLDCIEEDASDCEVYLRNSIAFCLREIALRNLNCKEQVFAFLKKFESKGDASSLWIAEEVKMVVG is encoded by the coding sequence ATGAATTCTTCTGAGAAATATTTCATCCTGTTAGGTGACCTCATGCGGCAAAAAAACGGACAAGTATCCGAAACAATGCTGGATATGGGTATCATGTATAAAGTAAATTATGGTGTTTCGATAGCCACTATTCGGCAGGCGGCAAAACCATTTGGTCCCGATCACGATCTTGCCGAGATGCTGTTTCAGCACGATTCGCGTGAGGCAAAGATTGCTGCTTCGCTTGTGGAGGATCCAACTAAGGTGACCCGTGAGCAAATGGAAGCCTGGTCGGTCGACTTTATCAACAGCGAGCTGGTGGAGCAGGTGTGCGCTAATCTTTTTCAAAAGGTGGAGTTTGCTCTAGCCAAAAGTTTCGAGTGGTGCCTTGCCGATAATATGTATCTGAAAATGGCGGGCTATCTGCTGGCTGGTTACTCGGCTCGCAACCTAGAATATCGCGATAGTCAGCTGCTTTCCTACCTCGACTGCATCGAGGAAGATGCATCCGATTGCGAAGTTTATCTTCGTAACTCCATTGCCTTTTGCCTTCGTGAGATTGCTCTGCGCAACCTCAACTGTAAAGAGCAGGTCTTTGCTTTTCTGAAAAAGTTTGAGTCGAAAGGTGATGCTTCCTCTTTGTGGATTGCGGAAGAGGTAAAAATGGTGGTAGGGTAG
- a CDS encoding asparagine synthase C-terminal domain-containing protein translates to MAIFQANNNDGFKWHCYGNVFVKGYAFDKSQNYFEGEHLAHLFENTNSAETLKSLTASLNGLFCAMGELPWGEFALVDKCRTFPLFYANTGNKTVISDNPYSIKETNVIREDSIASYMSTGYVTGNRTLFEEIFPVPPFSILIISKNKQSIFEYYTYATPTLIDVPFDVATNQLHCILDQAMARMVNTLNNRPVAIPLSGGYDSRFILTWLVTHDYKNVVAFSYGKEGNPDAKVAEKVARQLGVKWIPVFYSKALIDGFTSDPNFLPFCHYMSAATSMPFMQDYFAIKELVRRDLLLPGTIIIPGHSGDFIAGSHICPSVNSNWSSSEVVNEIFNHHNTTNPITKKQIVEEKKLIRQLIDQIEGLPFTLIENYNFKERQAKFIINSTRAYSYFGLEYRLPLWDSDLLAFFKKTPLDFRLNKKLYDKVLQQHYFTPMNVNFVNQEMQQVKESNFDKTKRWLKRLLPVWILKIKPMPDYLNYGLITRRLYKESNMPKPTNLGRSRNSGITYWYLHTLIEIFTNRK, encoded by the coding sequence ATGGCAATATTTCAGGCAAATAACAATGATGGCTTCAAATGGCACTGCTACGGAAACGTATTTGTTAAGGGTTATGCATTCGATAAAAGTCAAAACTACTTTGAGGGAGAGCATTTAGCTCATCTTTTCGAAAATACGAATAGTGCCGAGACATTGAAAAGCCTCACCGCCTCGCTAAATGGACTTTTCTGTGCCATGGGTGAATTGCCTTGGGGCGAGTTTGCTCTTGTTGACAAATGCCGGACCTTCCCTCTCTTTTATGCAAATACTGGTAACAAGACCGTAATATCAGACAATCCCTATTCAATTAAGGAAACAAACGTAATTCGAGAAGATAGCATTGCAAGTTATATGTCGACGGGCTATGTGACCGGAAACCGGACGCTTTTCGAGGAAATCTTTCCTGTCCCACCCTTCAGCATACTTATAATCTCGAAGAATAAGCAAAGCATTTTTGAATACTACACATACGCAACCCCAACGCTCATCGACGTACCATTCGACGTGGCTACGAACCAGCTGCATTGCATCCTCGATCAGGCCATGGCGAGAATGGTTAACACCCTAAACAACCGACCGGTGGCAATCCCCCTAAGCGGAGGTTACGATTCACGGTTTATTCTCACTTGGTTGGTAACGCACGACTACAAAAACGTGGTAGCATTTAGCTATGGCAAGGAGGGTAATCCCGATGCCAAAGTTGCAGAGAAAGTTGCCCGTCAGCTGGGCGTAAAGTGGATTCCTGTTTTTTACAGCAAAGCGTTGATTGACGGTTTTACATCAGACCCAAACTTTCTTCCATTCTGCCATTACATGTCGGCCGCCACCTCCATGCCCTTTATGCAAGATTATTTTGCAATTAAGGAACTCGTTCGAAGAGATCTACTATTACCAGGAACCATAATAATTCCCGGACATTCTGGTGACTTTATTGCTGGCAGCCACATTTGCCCATCAGTAAATAGCAACTGGTCGAGCTCCGAGGTAGTTAACGAGATCTTCAACCATCACAATACAACTAATCCTATAACGAAGAAGCAAATCGTTGAAGAAAAAAAGTTAATCAGGCAATTGATTGACCAAATAGAGGGTCTTCCATTTACCCTTATTGAAAACTACAACTTCAAGGAGAGGCAAGCAAAATTCATTATTAACTCCACAAGAGCATACTCTTACTTTGGATTAGAATACAGGCTGCCACTATGGGATTCCGATCTACTTGCATTTTTCAAGAAAACCCCTCTTGATTTTAGACTCAATAAAAAACTCTACGATAAAGTTTTACAGCAGCACTATTTTACTCCAATGAATGTCAACTTCGTTAATCAGGAGATGCAACAGGTAAAGGAGAGCAATTTCGACAAAACCAAAAGATGGCTCAAAAGGCTATTACCTGTCTGGATTCTGAAGATAAAACCAATGCCGGACTATCTAAACTATGGATTAATTACAAGAAGATTATACAAGGAGTCAAATATGCCAAAGCCAACCAACCTTGGTCGTAGTAGAAACTCAGGCATTACATACTGGTATCTACACACTCTAATTGAGATATTTACCAATAGAAAATAA